One window from the genome of Lentibacillus daqui encodes:
- the yqfD gene encoding sporulation protein YqfD, translated as MKQIQGPFITGYVTIMVKGSMPELFFQRCVKRGILIWDIEKESQQVCKGNIRLQDVHLIKEIRRGTDYKISFIRKKGSPFLWRRFLRKRELVLGLILSVLLIFFLSNIIWEVKITGVPKDIEKKIDKQLDAYGIHAGSWSLTLKPASVIQQKLVNDIPELLWVGVNKKGTTYFLEGVEKAIVKEKEVKGPRNLIATKKGVIKNMFVKKGLGKVHVHDYVEPGDLLVTGELDFETENNPKQEEDDKKANNKLIAAEGEVIAQTWYKVNVTVPLKANVEMLSGDSKKKYFLRFGEVKLPVWGFGDPDYQDIHKEETDNPIQFLKWKLPVHFVESTLNEQNFHQLKRTREEAVKIGLKQGENELQLRLGPDAKITSQKILHESTENGKVKITLFTTVEENIAKEEPINQGD; from the coding sequence ATGAAACAAATCCAGGGACCATTTATAACCGGTTATGTAACAATAATGGTAAAAGGGAGCATGCCGGAGCTGTTCTTTCAACGCTGTGTGAAACGCGGGATATTGATTTGGGATATCGAAAAGGAGTCACAACAGGTTTGCAAAGGCAATATCAGGCTTCAGGATGTTCATTTAATCAAAGAAATTCGCCGGGGAACCGACTATAAAATATCATTTATCAGGAAAAAAGGGTCCCCATTCTTGTGGCGGCGGTTTTTGCGAAAACGGGAACTTGTTCTTGGCCTTATACTAAGTGTTTTGTTAATCTTTTTTCTATCGAATATTATTTGGGAAGTAAAGATAACCGGTGTGCCAAAAGATATTGAAAAGAAAATTGACAAGCAGCTGGATGCGTATGGCATTCATGCCGGGTCATGGAGTTTAACATTGAAACCAGCAAGTGTCATTCAGCAGAAATTGGTGAATGACATTCCTGAACTCCTTTGGGTTGGTGTGAACAAAAAGGGGACAACCTACTTTCTGGAAGGTGTTGAAAAGGCAATCGTAAAAGAAAAAGAGGTGAAAGGTCCGCGCAATTTGATCGCAACAAAAAAAGGCGTTATTAAAAATATGTTCGTTAAAAAAGGCCTTGGAAAGGTTCATGTGCATGATTATGTCGAACCCGGAGATCTGCTTGTGACAGGTGAGCTTGATTTTGAGACAGAAAACAACCCAAAACAGGAAGAAGACGATAAAAAAGCTAATAACAAGCTGATCGCTGCTGAAGGTGAGGTTATTGCCCAGACATGGTATAAGGTAAACGTTACCGTACCATTAAAAGCAAATGTGGAAATGCTTAGTGGTGATAGCAAGAAAAAATACTTTTTACGTTTTGGAGAAGTGAAACTACCGGTTTGGGGGTTTGGGGATCCGGATTATCAAGATATACATAAAGAGGAAACGGATAATCCAATTCAATTCCTCAAGTGGAAGCTTCCAGTTCATTTTGTGGAATCAACCTTAAACGAACAGAATTTTCACCAACTGAAGCGAACGAGGGAAGAAGCAGTAAAAATTGGCCTGAAACAAGGGGAAAATGAATTGCAGTTACGGCTGGGACCTGATGCAAAAATAACTTCACAAAAAATTTTGCATGAGTCAACAGAGAATGGTAAAGTTAAAATAACCTTATTCACTACAGTAGAAGAAAATATCGCCAAAGAAGAACCTATAAATCAAGGAGATTGA
- a CDS encoding PhoH family protein produces MAENLSTADLQINSPNEALALFGINDKNLKQIEEQLSVSIVTRGEQIRVSGATEDVELVKEILMTFLSIIRKGLTISERDVVYAVELARGGKINQLETLFEDEITKNVKGKSIRVKTLGQKSYVAAIKSNDLVFGIGPAGTGKTYLAVVMAVHALKNGQVKRIILTRPAVEAGESLGFLPGDLKEKVDPYLRPLYDALHDVLGAEHTLRLIERDTIEIAPLAYMRGRTLDDAFVILDEAQNTTPEQMKMFLTRLGFGSKMVITGDITQIDLPKGVKSGLHVASQLLETVKGISFVYLNPTDVVRHPLVQRIIDAYEQVK; encoded by the coding sequence ATGGCAGAGAATCTGAGTACAGCGGACTTACAAATTAATAGTCCCAATGAGGCCTTGGCCTTGTTTGGTATAAATGACAAAAATTTAAAGCAAATTGAAGAGCAATTATCAGTATCTATTGTTACCAGGGGTGAACAAATTCGCGTATCTGGTGCCACTGAAGATGTCGAATTGGTTAAGGAAATATTAATGACATTTCTATCAATTATTCGCAAGGGCCTGACGATTTCCGAACGTGATGTTGTTTATGCAGTGGAACTGGCCAGGGGTGGAAAGATTAATCAACTGGAGACTTTATTTGAAGATGAAATCACAAAAAATGTAAAGGGAAAATCCATCCGGGTTAAAACCTTAGGGCAAAAAAGTTATGTTGCTGCAATCAAATCCAATGACCTTGTATTTGGAATTGGTCCGGCGGGTACAGGGAAAACGTATCTGGCAGTAGTAATGGCTGTTCATGCACTAAAAAACGGCCAGGTCAAGCGGATTATCCTGACTCGGCCTGCTGTAGAGGCTGGGGAAAGTTTAGGTTTTCTGCCTGGAGATTTAAAAGAAAAGGTTGATCCCTATCTTCGTCCTTTATATGACGCATTACATGATGTTTTAGGTGCAGAACATACATTACGATTGATCGAACGGGATACAATTGAAATCGCTCCACTTGCTTATATGCGGGGAAGAACATTGGACGATGCATTTGTTATCCTGGATGAGGCGCAAAATACTACCCCGGAACAAATGAAGATGTTTCTTACACGGCTGGGGTTTGGTTCGAAAATGGTCATTACCGGGGATATTACACAAATTGATTTACCTAAAGGGGTTAAATCAGGTTTGCATGTGGCAAGTCAATTATTAGAAACTGTTAAAGGGATTTCTTTTGTGTATTTAAATCCGACTGATGTTGTACGGCACCCATTGGTACAGCGAATTATTGATGCATATGAACAAGTGAAATAA
- the floA gene encoding flotillin-like protein FloA (flotillin-like protein involved in membrane lipid rafts), protein MELTQIMPIIIIGIIIIVIAVLFTFIPVMLWISALAAGVKVGIFTLVGMRLRRVVPSRVINPLIKAYKAGLNVQTNQLESHYLAGGNVDRVVNALIAAHRANIQLSFERCAAIDLAGRDVLEAVQMSVNPKVIETPFISGIAIDGIEVKAKARITVRANIDRLVGGAGEETVIARVGEGIVSTIGSSETHAKVLENPDSISHNVLNRGLDAGTAFEILSIDMADIDIGKNIGAILQTDQAEADKNVAQAKAEERRAMAVALEQEMVANVQEMRAKVVEAEADVPRALAEALRSGNLGVMDYMNYKNIDADTDMRDSIGKLSKDDSDENDEQ, encoded by the coding sequence ATGGAATTAACACAAATTATGCCGATTATCATCATCGGTATCATCATCATTGTAATTGCGGTTCTTTTTACATTTATTCCAGTGATGCTTTGGATTAGTGCACTGGCGGCAGGTGTCAAGGTTGGCATCTTTACCCTGGTTGGAATGCGTTTGCGCAGAGTTGTGCCATCAAGAGTGATCAATCCGTTAATTAAAGCATATAAAGCTGGGTTAAATGTACAGACAAATCAGCTGGAAAGTCACTATCTGGCCGGTGGTAATGTTGATCGGGTGGTTAATGCCTTAATCGCTGCCCACCGTGCTAATATTCAATTGTCGTTTGAACGCTGTGCAGCAATTGATTTAGCTGGGCGCGATGTTCTGGAAGCTGTTCAAATGAGTGTTAATCCAAAGGTGATCGAGACCCCATTTATATCCGGGATTGCCATTGACGGGATTGAGGTAAAAGCAAAGGCAAGAATCACCGTGCGCGCCAATATTGACCGGCTTGTCGGTGGTGCCGGTGAAGAAACAGTTATAGCTCGTGTCGGGGAAGGAATTGTTAGTACAATTGGTAGCTCGGAAACGCATGCGAAAGTATTGGAGAACCCGGATTCGATTTCCCATAATGTGTTGAACCGCGGGCTTGATGCTGGTACTGCATTTGAAATTTTGTCCATTGATATGGCAGATATTGATATTGGTAAGAATATCGGTGCAATTCTGCAAACGGATCAGGCAGAAGCAGATAAAAATGTTGCCCAGGCAAAAGCGGAAGAACGCCGGGCCATGGCTGTTGCGCTTGAACAAGAAATGGTTGCCAACGTACAAGAAATGCGTGCAAAAGTTGTCGAGGCAGAAGCTGATGTTCCACGTGCACTTGCAGAAGCATTGCGCTCCGGCAATTTGGGAGTAATGGATTACATGAATTACAAAAACATTGATGCCGATACCGATATGCGTGATTCCATTGGAAAATTATCAAAAGATGACAGTGATGAAAACGATGAACAGTAA
- the yqfC gene encoding sporulation protein YqfC, translating to MKWYKKITPWLTNHLALPSDVILELPRITMIGQIHVYIENHQGLAVYSENELKLKTNKGYIQILGSSFVLKMMLPEEILVEGTIEEVKFIPA from the coding sequence GTGAAATGGTATAAAAAAATTACACCATGGCTAACAAATCATTTAGCACTCCCATCAGATGTCATTCTTGAACTTCCTAGAATAACAATGATTGGTCAAATACACGTTTATATTGAAAATCATCAAGGGCTCGCAGTTTATTCCGAGAACGAATTGAAATTAAAAACGAATAAAGGCTACATTCAAATTCTGGGATCATCATTTGTACTTAAAATGATGCTTCCGGAAGAAATATTGGTTGAAGGAACAATAGAAGAGGTGAAATTTATTCCAGCGTAA
- a CDS encoding HD family phosphohydrolase has protein sequence MKNTIRNLISSFRSTRSKWLTIVIPIIVLGILFFSLTVNNVFTPTYDIDRFGIAKETIRSPITIENKQETERKTRDTVQSVNDRYETSKEITNEQIGYVNELFDAVKKLDKKKDGKDSQADDELTTREKVQKLSNVLSPEITEHVDELILTQLLKTSPDERRKGQKVMVDALKNVFHEGVRTENVQTAKAEVKQQIKYSSLDNQLQQALMSLSNFAVTENAVFDVENTMAARKDAASSVEPVMIRAGEIIVREGQTITNEKYQQLKLVGLLNKERNVYPIIGLALLLLLITGTIGYEMYVLDKRKQLNKGKAAAIILISIFVVALMKGVSLFTTQINQLYYLVPVATGVLLLKQLIHERFAIVLAGLYAILGSIIFNGEIPGSLNMEAGIYFFFSQLAAIGLLANTKEKDRLAIVKTGIGLVIVNIITVLLFLFLSFEKYNWIDFFIQSGFGIGSAFLSVVLTIGLLPFFETGLGILTDMKLLSLSSPNQPLIKKILTEAPGTYHHSIMVANLSEAVCEAIGANGLLARVGAYYHDIGKTVRPHYFIENQLAVTNPHDQLDPKESAKIIISHPYDGVAMLREQRLPEEIIDIAKQHHGTTLLKFFYYKEKKKNDQAEEADFRYPGPKPQSKEAGVVNICDSVEAAVRSLKEPTEDKIEEIVSSIIKDRLLDGQLDECPLTMEDLHIVNETICETLKGIFHSRIQYPTTKAEAPG, from the coding sequence GTGAAAAATACCATAAGAAACCTTATATCATCGTTTCGTAGTACAAGGTCGAAATGGCTTACAATCGTTATTCCAATCATCGTTTTAGGGATTCTTTTCTTCTCATTGACGGTCAATAATGTGTTTACCCCAACATATGATATTGACCGATTCGGGATTGCCAAAGAGACTATTCGTTCACCAATCACGATTGAAAACAAACAAGAAACAGAACGAAAAACAAGGGATACAGTGCAATCGGTGAACGATCGTTATGAAACTTCCAAGGAGATCACCAATGAGCAAATTGGCTATGTAAATGAACTTTTCGATGCGGTCAAAAAATTGGACAAAAAAAAGGACGGGAAGGATTCACAAGCCGACGATGAGTTAACCACCCGTGAAAAGGTGCAAAAATTATCAAATGTATTATCACCGGAAATAACTGAACACGTTGATGAATTAATTCTGACACAACTATTGAAAACTTCACCTGATGAACGCAGAAAAGGTCAGAAGGTTATGGTTGATGCGTTGAAAAATGTATTCCATGAAGGGGTACGAACGGAAAACGTACAAACTGCCAAAGCGGAAGTGAAACAACAAATAAAATATTCCAGCCTTGATAATCAATTACAACAAGCCCTCATGTCTTTAAGTAACTTCGCTGTCACAGAGAACGCCGTGTTCGATGTTGAGAACACAATGGCTGCAAGAAAAGACGCTGCAAGCAGTGTAGAGCCGGTGATGATTCGGGCTGGTGAAATTATTGTCCGGGAAGGGCAAACTATCACAAATGAAAAGTATCAGCAACTAAAATTGGTCGGCTTATTAAATAAAGAACGGAATGTTTACCCGATTATCGGTTTAGCATTACTACTATTGCTAATTACTGGTACAATTGGTTATGAAATGTATGTATTGGATAAAAGAAAACAGCTGAATAAAGGAAAAGCAGCTGCGATCATTCTTATCAGTATTTTTGTAGTCGCCTTAATGAAGGGTGTGAGTCTTTTTACAACCCAGATCAATCAATTATATTATCTGGTTCCTGTTGCTACTGGCGTGTTATTGTTAAAACAGTTGATTCACGAACGGTTTGCAATTGTATTAGCTGGACTATATGCTATTCTGGGAAGTATTATTTTCAATGGTGAAATCCCCGGGTCTCTGAACATGGAGGCCGGTATCTATTTCTTTTTTTCTCAGCTGGCAGCTATTGGACTTCTAGCCAATACAAAAGAAAAAGACCGGCTGGCTATTGTAAAAACTGGAATTGGGCTTGTCATTGTCAATATTATTACCGTACTATTATTTTTATTTTTATCATTTGAAAAATATAATTGGATAGACTTTTTTATTCAGTCAGGCTTTGGTATAGGCTCTGCTTTTTTATCAGTCGTATTAACAATTGGATTGCTGCCGTTTTTTGAAACAGGGTTGGGAATTCTGACCGATATGAAATTACTTTCCTTATCAAGCCCGAACCAGCCATTGATAAAAAAGATTTTGACGGAAGCACCAGGAACCTACCATCATTCGATAATGGTTGCCAATTTGAGTGAAGCAGTGTGTGAAGCGATTGGTGCGAATGGTTTACTGGCACGTGTGGGGGCATATTACCATGATATTGGCAAAACAGTCAGGCCGCATTATTTTATTGAAAATCAGCTGGCTGTTACGAATCCGCACGATCAACTTGATCCAAAGGAAAGTGCTAAAATCATTATTAGTCATCCATACGATGGTGTGGCTATGCTCCGGGAACAGCGACTGCCGGAAGAAATCATTGACATTGCAAAACAGCATCACGGAACAACCCTTCTGAAGTTCTTTTATTACAAGGAGAAGAAAAAGAATGATCAGGCAGAGGAAGCAGATTTTCGTTATCCGGGGCCAAAACCACAGTCTAAAGAAGCAGGTGTAGTGAATATTTGTGATTCAGTTGAGGCAGCAGTTCGGTCATTAAAGGAGCCAACAGAAGATAAAATAGAAGAAATCGTTTCCTCAATTATTAAAGACCGCTTACTGGATGGACAATTAGATGAATGCCCATTAACAATGGAAGACTTGCACATTGTAAATGAGACAATTTGTGAGACATTAAAAGGTATATTTCATTCAAGAATTCAATATCCTACAACAAAGGCGGAGGCGCCCGGTTAG